The Antarcticibacterium sp. 1MA-6-2 genome has a window encoding:
- a CDS encoding patatin-like phospholipase family protein: MKKILSIDGGGIRGIIPGQILVTMERKLQKKSGDPEARLADYFDFFAGTSTGGILTCICLCPSEKDPFKAKFSAQEAVNLYMNHGEEIFSVNLWQKIKAANGYLDEKYKEDALEKYLRKYFGDLKISELIKPCIIPSYDIDRRSAYFFAQHDPAIKGEGRDFLVRDACRATSAAPTYFEAAIVKSCSGVTYPLIDGGVYANNPSLCAYSEVRNAKDNPTAAEMFMVSLGTSSKHQSYKYTRAKNWGAVGWIKPLIDIMMSGAAETTHYHLSRMFSARNKANSYIRIQPSSLGNADVDMDNASKENLAALAQVGVETSESCSDELDRIVEVLLQGPDPVEFA, encoded by the coding sequence ATGAAAAAAATATTATCCATTGATGGTGGGGGTATCCGCGGTATTATTCCGGGGCAGATACTTGTGACCATGGAAAGAAAATTACAAAAAAAATCAGGTGATCCTGAAGCCAGGCTCGCGGACTATTTTGATTTTTTCGCAGGAACAAGTACAGGTGGAATACTTACCTGTATTTGCCTTTGTCCTTCAGAAAAAGATCCTTTCAAAGCCAAATTTTCGGCTCAGGAGGCAGTAAATCTTTATATGAACCATGGGGAAGAAATATTTAGTGTGAATCTTTGGCAAAAGATAAAAGCTGCCAACGGGTATCTGGATGAAAAATACAAAGAAGACGCCCTGGAAAAGTATCTTAGAAAATATTTTGGGGACCTTAAAATAAGCGAATTAATAAAACCCTGTATTATCCCTTCCTATGACATTGACAGGAGATCGGCTTATTTTTTTGCTCAACATGATCCTGCTATAAAGGGAGAAGGAAGGGATTTTTTAGTTAGGGATGCTTGCCGGGCAACCTCGGCTGCACCCACTTATTTTGAAGCTGCAATTGTGAAATCCTGCAGTGGGGTTACCTATCCCCTTATTGATGGCGGCGTCTATGCCAATAATCCTTCCCTTTGTGCATATTCTGAAGTTCGCAATGCCAAAGACAATCCTACCGCTGCTGAAATGTTTATGGTCTCTCTGGGTACCAGTAGCAAACATCAATCCTATAAATACACCAGGGCCAAAAACTGGGGTGCAGTGGGTTGGATTAAACCGCTTATAGATATTATGATGTCCGGTGCTGCTGAAACCACCCATTACCATTTGTCCAGGATGTTTTCCGCCAGGAATAAAGCCAATAGCTATATTCGCATCCAGCCATCAAGTTTGGGAAATGCAGACGTGGATATGGATAATGCCTCTAAAGAAAACCTTGCAGCATTAGCTCAAGTTGGAGTAGAAACTTCAGAAAGTTGTTCCGATGAACTGGATAGAATTGTAGAAGTCCTTCTTCAAGGTCCGGATCCTGTAGAATTTGCCTAG
- a CDS encoding FKBP-type peptidyl-prolyl cis-trans isomerase, whose translation MKNTFFALLVIFFISCGNDDEPVDYITENDKEIKAYLEQNNLEAEKSSSGLYYIIEDEGTGERPTATDRVRVAYKGYFTNGMVFDQSTSEGVSFGLQQVIKGWTEGITYFKEGGSGLLLVPSHLGYGFQNYRSIPGGSVLIFEINLIEVVGGDN comes from the coding sequence ATGAAAAATACCTTCTTTGCACTCCTCGTGATCTTTTTTATTTCCTGCGGCAATGATGATGAACCTGTAGATTATATAACTGAAAATGATAAAGAGATTAAGGCCTACCTTGAACAGAATAATCTTGAGGCCGAAAAAAGTTCTTCAGGATTATATTATATCATTGAAGACGAAGGTACAGGGGAGCGCCCAACTGCAACAGATAGAGTTCGTGTGGCTTACAAAGGTTATTTCACCAACGGTATGGTTTTCGACCAAAGTACCTCTGAAGGGGTTTCCTTTGGTTTACAGCAGGTTATAAAGGGATGGACTGAAGGAATTACTTATTTTAAGGAAGGTGGAAGTGGGTTGCTTTTAGTACCCTCTCATCTTGGCTATGGTTTTCAAAATTACAGAAGCATTCCCGGTGGCTCGGTTTTAATTTTTGAAATTAATCTTATCGAAGTTGTGGGAGGAGATAATTGA
- a CDS encoding PAS domain-containing protein, with protein sequence MKNELSKMMCLDLYLSSLSKKEYKNIEPHLEKTEELNMPLVSWDIFAQSYLKEIKEGKKKGDVKKLAHFAGKYNWRINIAKILMEQDYEALVLTDVSQKIIWVNKGFSEMTGYSANFAVNRSPSFLSGPETSAEGRKRIAEKLSTGKPFKEVIVNYKKNQDKYNCELNIIPLYGSEIMHYLALERQVG encoded by the coding sequence ATGAAGAATGAGCTTTCCAAAATGATGTGCCTTGATTTGTACCTATCCTCCCTTTCCAAAAAGGAATATAAAAATATAGAACCTCATTTAGAAAAAACAGAAGAGTTAAATATGCCCCTGGTAAGCTGGGATATTTTTGCACAGTCTTATCTTAAAGAAATTAAGGAAGGAAAAAAGAAAGGTGATGTGAAAAAGCTGGCTCATTTTGCCGGGAAATATAACTGGAGGATCAACATTGCCAAAATTTTGATGGAGCAGGATTATGAGGCTCTTGTACTTACCGATGTCTCCCAAAAAATAATTTGGGTTAATAAAGGATTTTCTGAAATGACAGGTTATTCCGCAAATTTTGCAGTCAACCGCTCCCCTTCCTTCCTTTCAGGTCCCGAAACTTCTGCTGAAGGTAGAAAGAGAATTGCCGAAAAATTAAGCACGGGAAAACCGTTTAAAGAGGTAATTGTGAATTACAAAAAAAACCAAGATAAATACAATTGTGAGCTAAACATAATTCCGTTGTACGGGAGTGAAATAATGCATTACCTGGCCCTTGAAAGGCAGGTAGGATAA
- a CDS encoding vanadium-dependent haloperoxidase — protein MNTADENIDINRWQSKYFSDGKGGQFAPKCLTPYWGKVKPIGLKSGDQFRPGPPPLVGSKQLQKEVEEVVEMQANLTDEQKALVEFMRDGPQSVQQAGHWLKFAQEVSIRDQHTLDEDVKMYFLNQITAMDAFIASWDSKLYYDFTRPYALVHEYYKDKTITGWGGPGVGMIEMKGQDWRPYSPDTFLCPPFPGYTSGHSTISGACAEALKLFT, from the coding sequence GTGAACACTGCCGATGAAAATATAGATATTAACCGATGGCAGTCCAAATATTTCTCCGACGGTAAGGGAGGACAATTTGCTCCAAAATGTCTTACCCCATATTGGGGAAAAGTAAAACCCATTGGATTAAAATCGGGGGATCAATTTCGTCCCGGGCCTCCTCCTTTAGTAGGTTCCAAGCAACTCCAAAAGGAAGTTGAAGAGGTAGTAGAAATGCAGGCAAATCTTACCGATGAGCAAAAGGCTTTGGTGGAATTTATGAGAGACGGTCCTCAATCTGTCCAACAAGCGGGGCACTGGCTTAAATTTGCACAGGAGGTTTCTATTCGAGATCAACATACCCTGGATGAGGATGTGAAAATGTATTTCTTAAATCAAATTACAGCAATGGACGCCTTTATTGCTTCCTGGGATTCAAAATTATATTATGATTTTACCCGGCCTTATGCACTCGTTCATGAGTATTACAAGGACAAAACGATCACGGGCTGGGGAGGGCCCGGAGTAGGAATGATTGAAATGAAAGGCCAGGACTGGCGACCTTATTCTCCCGATACATTTTTATGTCCGCCATTTCCCGGTTACACCTCCGGTCACAGTACTATTAGCGGTGCCTGTGCTGAAGCTTTAAAGTTATTCACCTAA
- a CDS encoding DUF6851 domain-containing protein — MLKIIFSFCLTLGFLSSGLQAQTSHAQRPEVSGIEESMGADNLAYKWGRIALDATASDTEKFNPRPTISSRILGLIFTAVFDAWSRYDEKAIPVYLENVERRPNTEQNLKNKEIAISYAAYRAMNEYYFSDEEMFRKFMVELGLDPDDETLDPTSPIGIGNLAAKAVIEARRNDGANQYGEAEGSSGKPYFDYT; from the coding sequence ATGTTGAAGATCATATTTTCATTTTGCCTGACCTTAGGCTTCCTTTCTTCTGGTTTACAGGCTCAAACTTCGCATGCGCAACGTCCTGAAGTATCTGGAATTGAGGAATCAATGGGCGCAGACAATCTGGCGTACAAATGGGGTCGTATTGCTTTGGATGCTACTGCCAGTGATACCGAAAAATTTAATCCCCGTCCTACTATTTCTTCCCGAATTCTTGGACTTATTTTTACTGCGGTTTTTGATGCCTGGTCCCGATATGATGAAAAAGCCATTCCCGTATACCTGGAAAATGTTGAAAGAAGACCTAATACGGAACAAAACCTAAAGAACAAAGAAATTGCAATTAGTTATGCTGCTTATCGCGCTATGAATGAGTATTATTTTAGCGATGAAGAAATGTTCCGGAAATTTATGGTAGAGCTGGGATTGGATCCGGACGATGAAACCCTTGATCCCACCTCCCCCATTGGTATTGGTAACCTGGCAGCAAAGGCTGTTATAGAAGCAAGACGTAATGATGGCGCCAACCAGTATGGTGAAGCAGAAGGTTCCAGCGGAAAACCTTATTTTGATTATACTTAG
- a CDS encoding transposase: MQSRGLRITRPDGKIKTKGVEYANFYWQDGYGAFSVKPSEVDRVVAYIANQWR; encoded by the coding sequence ATGCAATCCCGAGGACTTAGGATCACTCGACCTGACGGGAAAATTAAAACCAAAGGAGTGGAATATGCAAACTTCTACTGGCAGGATGGATATGGAGCATTTTCGGTAAAACCTTCAGAAGTTGACAGAGTCGTTGCCTACATCGCTAACCAATGGAGGTAA
- a CDS encoding Fic/DOC family N-terminal domain-containing protein gives MNLPNPTLFLDTINLQEAKASSEIENIITTNDDLYKLLWQIKHLTTPQPKK, from the coding sequence ATGAATTTACCCAATCCCACTTTATTTCTGGACACTATCAACTTACAGGAAGCTAAAGCCAGTTCTGAGATTGAAAACATCATCACGACAAATGATGATTTGTATAAGCTATTGTGGCAGATAAAACATTTGACAACCCCTCAACCAAAGAAGTAA
- a CDS encoding Fic family protein: MADKTFDNPSTKEVISYKEALWQGLETIDKKPFITTNLCIEIVQSIKKNTSGIRTTPGTSLKNPQGETIYTPPTGEAVLRDKLANLEKFINEKDALDPLIKMAIMHYQFEAIHPFTDGNGRTGRILLLLYLKIEKLLDIPALYLSEYIIKNKADYYSKLRQVTEKYNWEEWILYMLEMISFTANKGLELLNQVNGLMQTFTDEVKETLPKVYSKDLIEILFRLPYTKRQFLIDAGLGTPKTVGNYLKELEDAGFLTSEKVGKEKLYLNFRLMEILEKS; this comes from the coding sequence GTGGCAGATAAAACATTTGACAACCCCTCAACCAAAGAAGTAATCAGCTACAAAGAGGCATTATGGCAGGGGTTAGAAACTATTGACAAAAAACCTTTTATCACTACTAATTTGTGCATTGAGATTGTACAAAGTATAAAGAAAAATACCTCAGGAATTAGGACCACTCCCGGCACCAGTCTTAAAAATCCACAAGGCGAAACTATTTACACACCGCCCACAGGTGAGGCTGTGTTACGAGATAAATTAGCCAATCTTGAAAAGTTTATAAACGAAAAAGATGCCCTCGATCCCTTAATCAAAATGGCAATAATGCATTATCAATTTGAAGCGATTCACCCGTTTACTGACGGAAATGGTCGAACAGGACGTATTTTGCTATTGCTTTATTTAAAAATTGAAAAACTTTTAGATATTCCGGCATTATATCTCAGTGAATATATCATAAAAAACAAGGCAGATTACTATTCGAAATTACGGCAGGTAACAGAGAAATATAACTGGGAAGAATGGATATTGTATATGCTTGAAATGATCTCTTTTACTGCAAATAAAGGATTGGAACTTTTAAATCAAGTGAATGGTTTGATGCAAACTTTTACCGATGAAGTAAAGGAGACGCTACCAAAAGTCTATTCTAAAGATTTAATAGAAATACTCTTTAGATTGCCTTATACAAAACGTCAATTTTTAATTGATGCGGGTTTAGGAACCCCAAAAACTGTAGGAAATTATTTGAAGGAATTAGAGGATGCGGGGTTCTTAACCTCCGAAAAGGTTGGGAAAGAAAAATTGTATCTTAATTTTAGGTTGATGGAGATATTGGAGAAATCCTGA
- a CDS encoding type I restriction endonuclease subunit R has protein sequence MFDYNAITVVSDGLETLHGMYNSSLKWFAPWKSLHGDDLQQKQELQLETLLKGLFPKKTLLNYLQNFIFHEDHNGKIVKKGAKYHQYWGIKKAVDSAVENIKPAGDGRLGVIWHTQGSGKSISMAILTGILRQMPEMKNPTILIQVDRNDLDQQLYENFVLCKDLVGHVQHADTTDELRALLSTDGGGVIFTTIEKFRLKELASEKELSHPVLSERTNLIVMADEAHRTQYGFHSGGFAQNIRRALPNASFIGFTGTPVDGKDADTQQVFGPTIHTYDIKQAVEDGATVPIYYEPKMVPLNIKAKYDKELDEMEEDEDEENNAVWAAIEDAAGAADRVERVAKDILTHFKARTESLEGKAMIVCMSRKNCVKMYDALTDLEACPEIAVIMTGNISKDPPSLESSHTNQRCDGSYKKAFPHA, from the coding sequence TTGTTTGATTACAATGCCATCACGGTAGTTTCAGATGGACTGGAAACCCTGCACGGGATGTACAACTCTTCCCTGAAGTGGTTTGCTCCGTGGAAAAGTCTGCACGGGGATGACCTTCAGCAGAAACAGGAACTTCAGCTGGAAACCTTGCTGAAGGGATTATTTCCGAAGAAAACCTTATTAAATTACCTGCAAAACTTCATTTTCCACGAAGACCACAACGGGAAAATAGTCAAAAAAGGCGCAAAATATCACCAGTACTGGGGCATCAAAAAAGCGGTGGACTCTGCGGTAGAAAATATAAAACCCGCGGGTGACGGCAGGCTGGGAGTGATCTGGCACACTCAGGGATCGGGTAAAAGCATTTCGATGGCCATCCTTACCGGGATCCTGCGGCAAATGCCCGAAATGAAAAATCCCACCATCCTCATCCAGGTAGACCGCAATGATCTGGACCAGCAACTTTATGAGAATTTTGTGCTGTGCAAAGACCTGGTGGGCCACGTACAACACGCCGATACCACAGATGAGCTGCGGGCCCTGCTGAGCACCGATGGCGGCGGGGTGATCTTTACCACCATTGAGAAATTTCGGTTAAAAGAACTGGCTTCGGAAAAAGAGCTCTCCCACCCTGTACTTTCTGAACGTACCAACCTTATCGTGATGGCAGATGAAGCCCACCGCACCCAGTATGGGTTCCATAGCGGCGGCTTTGCGCAGAACATAAGACGCGCCCTGCCCAATGCCTCCTTTATAGGCTTCACCGGAACTCCCGTAGATGGCAAAGATGCCGATACCCAACAGGTATTTGGCCCCACCATTCACACTTACGATATCAAACAGGCCGTGGAAGACGGTGCCACGGTGCCTATTTATTACGAGCCAAAAATGGTTCCGCTCAACATCAAAGCCAAATACGACAAGGAGCTGGATGAAATGGAAGAAGATGAGGACGAGGAGAACAATGCCGTTTGGGCCGCGATAGAAGATGCCGCCGGGGCTGCAGACCGCGTGGAAAGAGTTGCCAAAGACATCCTCACCCATTTCAAGGCCAGGACCGAAAGCCTGGAAGGCAAAGCGATGATCGTTTGTATGAGCCGCAAGAACTGCGTAAAGATGTACGACGCCCTCACAGACCTGGAAGCTTGCCCTGAAATAGCCGTGATAATGACCGGGAACATCAGCAAGGATCCACCTAGCCTGGAATCCTCACATACGAACCAAAGATGCGATGGAAGCTATAAAAAAGCGTTTCCGCACGCCTGA
- a CDS encoding integrase core domain-containing protein has product MVWKAKTKMEQKVEFIHEWLTQNYTITELCRSFNISRPTAYKLISRYEKMGLSGLIEQERAPINHPNRTNSKVESSILKLKDKHMLWGAKKIRILLFKEHPAELIPSVVTVHNILFKNGLVKSQKRSRRVKPVFPIFDPKKCNEVWSADYKGKFLMGNKIYCHPLTIADSKSRFLFTAKGHYKENFQSVKQEFTKVFRKYGIPKQIHTDNGSPFGSVSAIQRYTRLSYWFIELGIDPVYSDPARPDQNGRHERMHRDLKAACAKPSSFDLKAQQRSLNRFVKEYNHVRPHESLGMKTPADCHDFSTRPYPEKVRNYDYPATMKVMKVCQNGSLRWKSVYWVFLTSGLKGKYIGVEDQGNGIWRVFYREVFLGYFNEKKIRDKQVSIRLSQNLV; this is encoded by the coding sequence ATGGTCTGGAAAGCAAAAACTAAAATGGAACAAAAGGTAGAATTCATTCACGAATGGTTAACTCAAAATTACACCATCACAGAACTTTGTAGGTCATTTAATATATCCCGGCCAACTGCTTACAAGTTGATTTCCCGCTATGAAAAAATGGGATTATCAGGATTAATTGAACAAGAAAGAGCGCCAATTAATCATCCCAACAGGACCAATTCTAAAGTTGAAAGTTCGATACTGAAACTCAAGGACAAACATATGCTCTGGGGTGCTAAAAAGATCCGCATTTTGTTGTTTAAAGAGCATCCGGCAGAACTTATTCCAAGTGTGGTCACTGTCCATAACATCCTCTTTAAAAATGGCCTGGTTAAATCTCAAAAGAGAAGCCGCAGAGTTAAGCCAGTATTCCCCATTTTTGATCCCAAGAAGTGCAATGAAGTTTGGAGCGCAGACTATAAAGGAAAGTTTTTAATGGGCAACAAAATATACTGTCATCCACTTACCATTGCTGATTCTAAGAGCAGGTTTTTGTTTACAGCGAAAGGACATTATAAAGAGAACTTTCAGTCTGTCAAGCAAGAGTTTACAAAGGTTTTCAGAAAGTATGGCATCCCAAAACAAATACATACCGACAATGGAAGTCCCTTTGGATCTGTGTCTGCTATTCAAAGATATACCAGGCTGTCCTACTGGTTTATCGAGTTAGGAATTGACCCGGTTTATTCCGACCCGGCACGACCAGATCAAAATGGGCGTCACGAGCGTATGCACCGTGATTTAAAGGCAGCTTGCGCAAAACCTTCATCATTCGATCTGAAGGCTCAACAACGTAGTTTAAACCGCTTTGTAAAAGAATACAACCACGTTAGGCCTCATGAATCTTTAGGAATGAAAACACCTGCCGATTGCCATGATTTTTCTACCAGGCCGTACCCTGAAAAAGTCCGCAATTATGACTATCCTGCAACCATGAAAGTGATGAAAGTATGTCAAAACGGATCACTAAGGTGGAAGTCGGTGTACTGGGTATTTTTAACCTCAGGACTTAAGGGAAAATACATTGGAGTAGAAGACCAGGGAAACGGAATCTGGAGGGTATTTTACAGAGAAGTATTTTTAGGTTACTTTAACGAAAAGAAAATAAGAGACAAACAAGTATCAATTAGGCTAAGTCAGAATCTAGTGTAA
- a CDS encoding DUF3732 domain-containing protein → MLNKKVLEGIQQKTLNQTDNIRDQIEIYYTMLNLTLEEGLSLRELKKIGLNLPVPPKILIDQTKSFTKIAQLENEREVLYVEKNEIENAISSLLSNSDDSLDYAKHLRQTKAKQNYNTSIGELACPLCDNSVSHINEKIDKLNESKNQLIEELTKVNTFSKDSSQILEKFRIDKKAVATKIKAISNNIEILTKENVDIETIKGERESIIHQKGVLETTIKHLLESNDLSKFNSDLVSLKEQLKSYNKKLLKYKDLKQFKSETELFIKEQMDRIASKLDFEEELQPIDFHFNIDNFNFYHKHKSDKIRLDEMGSGANWLACHLSLFLSFLHLTCSKSKSIIPSFLMIDQPSQVYFPRTANKTELNDLEDEEKYDENIKQVINIFKVLNEEIELIHKNTNIKPQIIVLEHAKEKDFEEFIIKDWIKSEGGGLI, encoded by the coding sequence TTGCTGAACAAAAAAGTTTTAGAAGGCATTCAACAAAAAACATTAAACCAAACTGATAACATTAGAGACCAAATAGAAATTTATTATACGATGTTAAACCTAACTCTTGAAGAAGGGCTTTCATTACGCGAATTAAAAAAGATAGGTTTAAATCTTCCTGTTCCACCAAAAATCCTTATTGACCAAACAAAATCATTTACTAAAATAGCACAATTAGAAAACGAAAGAGAAGTTCTCTATGTTGAGAAAAATGAAATTGAAAATGCTATTTCCAGTCTATTATCAAATTCAGATGACAGTTTAGATTACGCAAAACATCTGAGACAAACTAAAGCTAAACAAAATTATAATACTTCAATAGGTGAATTGGCTTGCCCACTTTGCGACAATTCAGTTTCCCACATCAATGAGAAAATTGATAAACTAAATGAATCAAAAAACCAACTAATTGAAGAGCTTACAAAAGTAAACACATTTTCAAAAGACAGTTCACAGATACTTGAGAAATTTAGAATAGATAAAAAAGCTGTAGCAACAAAAATAAAAGCAATTTCTAACAACATTGAAATACTTACAAAAGAGAATGTTGATATAGAAACAATAAAAGGAGAACGAGAATCAATAATACACCAAAAAGGTGTTTTAGAAACAACAATCAAACATCTTTTAGAGTCTAACGATTTATCTAAATTTAATTCCGATTTAGTAAGCTTAAAAGAGCAACTTAAATCTTATAATAAAAAGTTATTGAAGTATAAAGATTTAAAGCAATTCAAATCTGAAACAGAATTATTTATAAAAGAACAAATGGATAGGATTGCAAGCAAATTGGATTTTGAAGAAGAACTCCAACCTATTGATTTTCATTTTAATATTGATAATTTTAATTTTTATCATAAACACAAATCAGATAAGATTAGGTTGGATGAGATGGGAAGTGGAGCAAACTGGTTAGCCTGTCACCTTTCTTTATTTTTATCTTTCTTGCATTTAACTTGTAGTAAATCTAAATCAATAATTCCTTCTTTCTTAATGATCGACCAACCAAGTCAAGTTTACTTCCCGAGAACCGCTAATAAAACTGAATTAAACGATTTAGAAGATGAAGAAAAGTATGATGAGAATATCAAGCAAGTAATAAATATATTCAAAGTTTTAAATGAAGAAATTGAGTTAATACATAAAAACACAAATATTAAACCTCAAATAATAGTGTTGGAACACGCCAAAGAGAAAGATTTTGAAGAATTCATAATTAAAGATTGGATAAAAAGCGAAGGTGGTGGTCTGATATAA
- a CDS encoding AAA family ATPase, whose product MSVTIKEIAVFSNTGSKRFIPFKEGLNIITGDSKTGKSALIEIVDYCLFASRSSVPVGKITDFAELFVVVYKVNDFYIVIGRPAPKTGNMSSAYLKIETDHKTIEDIKYDYFNDISLKPIKNDVQTDFEELLGLSLKKLESDYESFGKLSIRDTVSFLFQHQNLIANKHALFYRFDDLVKRKRVIQALPVLLGVADSEYYQLVKLIKETERKIVAEQKSFRRHSTKNIKPN is encoded by the coding sequence ATGAGCGTAACTATAAAAGAAATTGCTGTTTTTAGCAATACTGGAAGTAAACGATTTATACCATTTAAAGAAGGTCTGAATATCATAACTGGGGATTCTAAGACAGGTAAAAGTGCACTCATCGAAATAGTTGATTATTGTCTATTTGCCTCCAGGTCAAGTGTTCCTGTTGGAAAGATTACCGATTTTGCCGAATTATTTGTAGTCGTTTATAAAGTAAACGATTTTTACATTGTTATTGGCCGTCCTGCTCCAAAAACAGGCAATATGTCAAGTGCATACTTAAAAATAGAAACTGACCATAAAACAATTGAAGATATTAAGTATGATTATTTTAATGACATTTCACTTAAGCCAATCAAAAATGATGTTCAAACTGATTTTGAAGAATTACTAGGTTTGTCATTAAAAAAGTTAGAATCAGATTACGAGAGTTTTGGAAAATTATCAATTAGAGATACAGTTTCTTTTCTATTTCAGCATCAAAATTTAATTGCAAACAAACACGCGTTATTCTATAGATTTGATGATTTGGTAAAACGTAAAAGAGTTATTCAAGCTTTACCTGTTTTACTAGGTGTAGCTGACAGTGAATATTATCAATTGGTAAAATTAATTAAGGAGACTGAAAGAAAAATAGTTGCTGAACAAAAAAGTTTTAGAAGGCATTCAACAAAAAACATTAAACCAAACTGA
- a CDS encoding three component ABC system middle component has translation MRASDIERLVFSPFHISKILHHFLCGAKSVNSKSIKSELVYLVLPFIYNQQTQNRLKHLNKNSKFNPFIQNKEFDVFRSSLNQKIKDYREITNTAIIVLSNEIDLEINKYLIASTDIHFNNEKDIYLKSIYKSSYNLGVILGKEQYLSVFKKLRIIEI, from the coding sequence ATGAGAGCAAGTGATATAGAAAGGTTAGTATTTTCACCATTTCATATTAGCAAAATTTTACATCACTTTTTATGTGGTGCTAAATCTGTGAATTCAAAATCTATAAAGTCCGAATTGGTATATCTTGTTTTACCTTTTATCTATAATCAGCAGACTCAAAACAGATTAAAGCATTTAAATAAAAATTCAAAATTCAATCCTTTTATTCAAAACAAGGAATTTGACGTTTTTAGAAGCTCTTTAAATCAAAAGATAAAGGATTATCGAGAAATAACAAATACAGCAATAATTGTTTTATCCAATGAAATTGATTTAGAAATAAATAAATATTTAATAGCAAGTACTGATATTCATTTCAATAATGAAAAAGATATTTACTTAAAAAGTATATATAAATCATCATATAATTTAGGTGTGATTTTGGGAAAGGAGCAATATTTATCGGTTTTTAAAAAACTTAGAATTATAGAAATATGA
- a CDS encoding N-6 DNA methylase, which translates to MAEGSGAGQFFTPGSIVRLLVELLEPYKGRIFDPACGSGGMFVQSLKFIKEHGGNKKDIAIYGQEMTAQTLRLCLMNLMLRDLSFDIKLGNSLLDDKFPNLKADYIIANPPFNVSNWHPEDLPDGDPRLFGPKEEFTTDGSANYMWMQTFWHHLSDTGTAGIVMANGAMTSNNKGEKNVRQHMVDNSMIDAIVRLPDKLFLTTGIPACLFILSKNRDGKDGTHRERNNEILFLDASKMGTMASRKLRVFSSDDINRIAETYHKWRNRDGNYEDVDGFAKAAAIADVQKQDYKLTPGIYVGTEAEEDDGIPFEEKRESLRAQLLEQFVKEEVLQEKIKANFEKIV; encoded by the coding sequence ATGGCTGAAGGTTCGGGTGCGGGGCAGTTCTTTACGCCCGGAAGTATCGTAAGGCTGCTGGTGGAATTGCTGGAACCTTACAAAGGCCGCATCTTTGATCCGGCTTGTGGGAGTGGTGGTATGTTTGTGCAGAGTTTGAAGTTCATCAAAGAACACGGCGGAAACAAAAAAGACATCGCGATCTACGGGCAGGAAATGACTGCACAAACCTTACGGTTGTGCCTGATGAACCTGATGCTGCGGGACCTTTCGTTTGATATCAAACTGGGGAATTCCTTGCTCGATGACAAGTTCCCAAACCTGAAAGCCGACTATATTATTGCCAATCCGCCATTTAATGTGAGCAACTGGCATCCTGAAGATCTGCCCGATGGCGATCCCCGGTTATTTGGACCTAAAGAAGAATTCACTACAGATGGCAGTGCCAACTATATGTGGATGCAAACCTTCTGGCACCATTTAAGTGACACCGGGACTGCCGGGATTGTAATGGCAAATGGCGCGATGACCTCCAACAATAAAGGAGAGAAAAATGTGCGGCAGCATATGGTAGACAATTCTATGATAGATGCCATTGTTCGCCTGCCCGATAAGCTGTTCCTAACCACCGGGATCCCCGCCTGCCTTTTCATCCTGAGCAAAAACCGCGACGGAAAAGACGGCACCCACCGCGAACGCAATAACGAGATCCTGTTCCTGGACGCCTCAAAAATGGGCACTATGGCCAGCCGCAAACTGAGGGTATTTAGTAGTGATGATATTAATAGAATTGCTGAAACCTACCACAAATGGAGAAATCGCGACGGAAATTACGAAGATGTTGATGGATTTGCTAAAGCAGCAGCTATTGCTGATGTACAAAAACAAGATTACAAACTCACCCCGGGCATCTATGTAGGTACAGAAGCCGAAGAAGATGACGGGATCCCTTTTGAAGAAAAGAGGGAGAGCCTTAGGGCGCAATTATTAGAGCAGTTTGTAAAAGAAGAAGTATTACAGGAAAAGATCAAAGCTAATTTTGAGAAAATAGTTTAA